The Streptomyces europaeiscabiei genome window below encodes:
- a CDS encoding DEDDh family exonuclease, which produces MLEDHTTAASQAPWPAAYPQGYAVVDVETTGLARDDRIISAAVYRLDARGEVEDHWYTLVNPERDPGPVWIHGLTSDVLEGAPLFQEIAEEFSSRLADRVLVAHNAVFDWSMIAREYARAEAEAPVRQRLCTIALSKELGLPLPNHKLESLAAHFGVVQQRAHHALDDARVLAEAFRPSLRVAAASGVRLPLHECRPLTEWRDSPAASRIGQQAGPGGYGSYRPTSWRPSRKRPACPHPNPGRYEDGKPLKQGMRVAFSGDTSIERDLLEDRAIEAGLHVATSLSRVTSLLVTNDPDSNTSKVVKARQYGTPVVDEAGFGQLLRDVEPADE; this is translated from the coding sequence ATGCTCGAAGACCACACGACCGCAGCGTCGCAAGCGCCTTGGCCGGCCGCGTATCCACAGGGGTACGCGGTCGTCGACGTGGAGACGACCGGGCTGGCCCGGGACGACCGGATAATTTCGGCGGCTGTGTACAGACTCGACGCGCGGGGCGAGGTCGAGGACCACTGGTACACGTTGGTGAATCCGGAGCGGGACCCGGGGCCGGTGTGGATCCACGGGCTGACGAGTGACGTGCTCGAAGGAGCGCCGCTCTTCCAGGAGATCGCGGAGGAGTTCTCGTCGCGGCTCGCGGACCGTGTGCTCGTCGCGCACAACGCGGTGTTCGACTGGTCGATGATCGCCCGGGAGTACGCGCGCGCGGAGGCCGAAGCGCCGGTGCGACAGCGGCTGTGCACGATCGCGTTGTCGAAGGAGCTGGGGCTGCCTCTGCCGAACCACAAGCTGGAGTCGCTGGCCGCGCACTTCGGGGTCGTACAGCAGCGGGCGCACCACGCGCTGGACGACGCTCGGGTGTTGGCGGAGGCGTTCCGGCCGAGTCTGCGGGTCGCTGCCGCGAGCGGTGTACGGCTGCCGCTGCACGAGTGCCGGCCGCTGACCGAGTGGCGGGACAGCCCCGCCGCGTCCCGGATCGGGCAGCAGGCGGGCCCCGGCGGCTACGGCAGCTATCGACCGACCAGTTGGCGGCCCTCGCGGAAGCGGCCCGCATGCCCCCATCCCAATCCCGGTCGTTACGAAGACGGCAAACCGCTCAAGCAGGGCATGCGGGTCGCCTTCTCCGGGGACACGTCGATCGAACGCGACCTGCTGGAGGACCGCGCGATCGAGGCCGGGCTGCACGTCGCGACGAGCCTGTCCCGGGTGACCAGCCTGCTCGTCACCAACGACCCGGACTCGAACACGTCGAAGGTCGTCAAGGCCCGGCAGTACGGAACGCCGGTCGTGGACGAGGCGGGGTTCGGGCAGTTGCTCCGGGATGTCGAGCCCGCGGACGAGTGA
- a CDS encoding SURF1 family cytochrome oxidase biogenesis protein, whose product MYRFLLSRQWVILTLLSLVLIPTMVRLGIWQMHRYEERSARNQLVADALAAKPVPVERLTSSGHTVTSGERYRAVTAKGHFDTDDEVVVRRRVNADDEVGFHVLTPFVLDDGKVLLVNRGWIPADGPSQTAFPRIPAPARGEVTVTGRLMPDETTEASGIKDLQGLPDRQIMLINSEREADRLGVQVLGGYLAQTAPEPKGDTPEQLGSPGDENAALNYAYALQWWLFALGVPIGYVVLVRRERRDRAAAAAAAAAAEEKEAAPAPA is encoded by the coding sequence GTGTACCGCTTCCTGTTGTCCCGGCAGTGGGTGATCCTCACGCTGCTCTCGCTCGTCCTGATCCCGACCATGGTCAGGCTGGGTATTTGGCAGATGCATCGCTACGAGGAGCGCAGCGCGCGGAATCAGCTCGTCGCCGACGCGCTGGCCGCGAAGCCGGTGCCCGTGGAGCGGCTGACCTCCTCCGGGCACACCGTCACCAGCGGCGAGCGCTACCGCGCGGTGACCGCGAAGGGCCACTTCGACACCGACGACGAGGTCGTCGTCCGACGTCGCGTCAACGCCGACGACGAGGTCGGTTTCCATGTCCTGACCCCGTTCGTGCTCGACGACGGCAAGGTGCTGCTCGTCAACCGGGGCTGGATCCCCGCGGACGGCCCGAGCCAGACCGCGTTCCCCAGGATTCCCGCGCCCGCCCGCGGCGAGGTCACCGTCACGGGGCGGCTGATGCCGGACGAGACGACCGAAGCGAGCGGTATCAAGGATCTCCAGGGCCTGCCGGACCGACAGATCATGCTGATCAACAGCGAGCGGGAGGCGGACCGCCTCGGTGTCCAGGTGCTCGGCGGCTACCTCGCGCAGACAGCGCCCGAGCCCAAGGGCGACACCCCGGAACAGCTCGGCAGCCCCGGCGACGAGAACGCCGCGCTGAACTACGCCTACGCCCTGCAGTGGTGGCTCTTCGCCCTCGGCGTTCCCATCGGCTACGTCGTCCTCGTGCGCCGGGAGCGCCGCGACCGTGCGGCGGCCGCGGCCGCCGCGGCGGCGGCGGAAGAGAAGGAGGCGGCGCCCGCTCCGGCGTAG